A single window of Aspergillus puulaauensis MK2 DNA, chromosome 5, nearly complete sequence DNA harbors:
- a CDS encoding uncharacterized protein (COG:G;~EggNog:ENOG410QDIJ;~InterPro:IPR020846,IPR011701,IPR036259;~PFAM:PF07690;~TransMembrane:12 (i39-56o79-98i110-129o135-159i171-191o203-223i271-295o307-329i336-355o361-384i396-416o422-446i);~go_function: GO:0022857 - transmembrane transporter activity [Evidence IEA];~go_process: GO:0055085 - transmembrane transport [Evidence IEA]), protein MDASDTKHRPSANEKRRPSDPDIIETYTEEEEKALVRKIDTVILPFMCLVFLLQYLDKQSLSYAGVFGLIEDLELSNSQYSWCSSIFYVGQLVAEYPFIYLMSRLPLTKFVGATVILWGISCTCLAAPQNYAGFAAVRFLLGFTEGAVSPAFVTITSIWWRKHEHASRTALWVSMNGIAQTLGCLLMYGIGKNTSLALAPWRTLFLICGLITTASGVGFFTLMPSGPSDAWFLSPREKHVLSLRMAKDREGGDKTSFSLPQLKETMLDPKAWCVFWFGVLVTMQSPVLTFATLVINSIGYTQLQTMLYTAPSGAVQVALLWVGLLLCYILPRQRTLVVLLLTIPPIIGTILMLVLPLSSGWALIASAWLASCISASMSVLLSLVASNVKGNTKRAIVNAMFFIGYCAGCIASPQLWTNRPKYLEGLITALVTWGLLIFTTVVYRLLCVWDNKGREREATGFIGGGGLEGAIVGHGQELDVNGTPYTDLTDKQDRAFRYSW, encoded by the exons ATGGACGCCTCCGACACGAAACACCGTCCCTCGGCGAATGAGAAGAGACGCCCGAGCGACCCTGATATAATTGAGACGTAcactgaggaagaggagaaggcccTCGTCCGCAAGATAGACACGGTTATCCTGCCGTTT ATGTGCCTCGTCTTCCTGCTACAATATCTCGACAAGCAAAGTCTCAGCTATGCCGGCGTCTTCGGCCTCATTGAGGATCTCGAGCTCTCAAATTCGCAATACTCATGGTGCAGCTCTATCTTTTACGTCGGTCAATTGGTGGCCGAATACCCGTTTATATACTTGATGAGCCGTCTACCGTTGACCAAGTTCGTCGGTGCCACTGT catcctcTGGGGCATCTCATGCACCTGTCTCGCGGCGCCTCAAAACTACGCCGGCTTCGCCGCCGTCCGCTTCCTCCTAGGCTTCACCGAAGGCGCCGTCTCCCCAGCCTTTGTCACCATAACCTCCATTTGGTGGCGCAAGCACGAGCACGCCTCGCGCACAGCCCTCTGGGTAAGCATGAACGGCATCGCCCAAACCCTCGGCTGCCTGCTCATGTACGGCATCGGCAAAAACACATCCCTCGCCCTGGCGCCCTGGCGcaccctcttcctcatctgcggcctcatcaccaccgccTCAGGAGTCGGCTTCTTCACGCTCATGCCCTCCGGCCCCTCAGACGCCTGGTTCCTCTCCCCGCGCGAGAAACACGTCCTCTCCCTCCGCATGGCCAAGGACCGCGAAGGCGGCGATAAgacctccttctccctcccccaGCTCAAGGAGACAATGCTCGACCCAAAGGCCTGGTGCGTCTTTTGGTTCGGCGTGCTGGTTACAATGCAGTCGCCTGTTCTGACCTTCGCTACCCTCGTCATCAATTCAATCGGATACACCCAGCTTCAAACAATGCTGTATACCGCGCCCTCTGGCGCCGTCCAGGTTGCGCTGCTCTGGGTCGGTTTGCTCTTATGCTATATCCTCCCGCGCCAGCGCACCCTTGTCGTCTTACTCCTCACCATCCCGCCTATCATCGGTACAATCCTCATGCTCGTCCTCCCGCTTAGTTCGGGCTGGGCGCTTATCGCCTCTGCGTGGCTG GCCTCCTGCATAAGCGCCTCAATGTCCGTGCTGCTGTCCCTCGTCGCCTCAAACGTAAAAGGCAACACGAAGCGCGCGATCGTCAACGCCATGTTCTTCATCGGCTACTGCGCCGGCTGCATTGCGTCGCCGCAGCTGTGGACCAATCGGCCCAAGTACCTGGAGGGCCTGATCACGGCGCTTGTTACGTGGGGGCTGCTTATTTTCACGACGGTGGTTTATCGGTTGCTTTGTGTGTGGGATAATAaggggagagaaagggaGGCTACTGGTTTtattggtggtggtgggttggAGGGTGCGATAGTAGGGCACGggcaggagttggatgtgAATGGGACGCCGTATACGGATCTTACGGATAAGCAAGATAGGGCGTTTAGGTATAGTTGGTAG
- a CDS encoding uncharacterized protein (COG:Q;~EggNog:ENOG410PK0J;~InterPro:IPR011059,IPR006680,IPR032466;~MEROPS:MER0005900;~PFAM:PF01979;~go_function: GO:0016787 - hydrolase activity [Evidence IEA];~go_function: GO:0016810 - hydrolase activity, acting on carbon-nitrogen (but not peptide) bonds [Evidence IEA]) translates to MASAADIKPWLRAASQAYLLSKANIVDVETGTIKHDHYVAINDGKITSVSSSPPSPSVLPASYITVDCSDQYISPGLFDAHVHFVAVPGFNGLSMAFGNFNDVSLLRQPYVATQMLHRGFTTVRDCGGAQLAFKQAIEDGVFPGPRLFIAGHALSQSGGHGDIRSSHDHVQCCAGHTNGLGRICDGVPACMTAVREEIRSGADFIKIMGSGGVSTPTDRLEQLQFTNAEIQAIVECAENAGTYVTAHAYTPKAIRHAIENGVKGIEHGNFVTEEIARLMVERGVYLTPTLVSYAEMDSERWRGYLPADGQAKNTEVLSAGLKSLKVAADAGVTICYGSDLLGPLGLAQTREFALRAQALSPLAVLQSATINPAKMVGQPELLGQIKEGFWADVLFLNKNPLEDVTVFDRPDECVLGVMKEGRVYKSRWEGLKEDADIPVRIKST, encoded by the coding sequence ATGGCGTCCGCAGCAGACATCAAGCCCTGGCTCCGCGCGGCCTCACAGGCGTATCTCCTCTCCAAAGCCAacatcgtcgacgtcgaAACCGGCACTATAAAACACGACCACTATGTAGCAATAAACGACGGCAAAATCACCTCTGTCTCCTCCAgtccaccatccccatcagTCCTGCCAGCCTCATACATCACCGTCGATTGCTCAGACCAATATATAAGCCCAGGCCTCTTCGACGCACACGTCCACTTCGTCGCAGTCCCAGGCTTCAACGGCCTCTCCATGGCCTTTGGCAACTTCAACGAcgtctccctcctccgccagccctACGTCGCCACCCAAATGCTCCACCGCGGCTTCACCACCGTGCGCGACTGCGGCGGCGCCCAGCTCGCCTTCAAGCAAGCAATCGAAGACGGCGTCTTCCCAGGCCCCCGCCTCTTCATAGCAGGCCACGCCCTCTCCCAGTCCGGAGGCCACGGCGACATCCGCAGCTCGCACGACCACGTGCAGTGCTGCGCAGGACACACGAATGGCCTCGGCCGCATCTGCGACGGGGTACCAGCCTGCATGACCGCCGTCCGCGAGGAAATCCGCTCCGGGGCCGACTTTATCAAGATCATGGGCTCTGGCGGCGTTTCCACGCCTACAGATCGCctcgagcagctgcagttcACGAACGCCGAGATCCAGGCTATCGTTGAGTGTGCGGAGAACGCGGGCACGTATGTCACGGCGCACGCGTACACGCCCAAGGCCATCCGGCACGCAATCGAGAACGGGGTCAAGGGTATTGAGCATGGGAATTTCGTTACTGAGGAGATTGCGCGGCTTATGGTGGAGAGAGGGGTGTATCTTACGCCGACGCTGGTTTCGTATGCGGAGATGGATTCGGAGCGGTGGAGGGGGTATTTGCCTGCTGATGGGCAGGCGAAGAATACGGAGGTTTTGAGTGCGGGTTTGAAGAGTTTGAAGGTTGCTGCGGATGCGGGGGTGACGATTTGTTATGGGAGTGATTTGTTGGGCCCGTTGGGGTTGGCTCAGACGAGGGAGTTTGCACTGAGAGCGCAGGCTTTGAGTCCGTTGGCTGTGTTGCAGAGTGCGACTATTAATCCGGCAAAGATGGTGGGACAGCCGGAATTGCTTGGCCAGATTAAGGAAGGGTTCTGGGCGGACGTGTTGTTCCTTAATAAAAATCCGCTGGAGGACGTGACGGTCTTTGACCGGCCGGATGAGTGCGTGTTGGGCGTGATGAAGGAGGGCCGGGTGTATAAAAGCCGGTGGGAGGGCTTgaaggaggatgcggacATTCCAGTGCGGATTAAGTCTACATGA
- a CDS encoding fungal specific transcription factor domain-containing protein (COG:K;~EggNog:ENOG410PUFD;~InterPro:IPR007219;~PFAM:PF04082;~go_function: GO:0003677 - DNA binding [Evidence IEA];~go_function: GO:0008270 - zinc ion binding [Evidence IEA];~go_process: GO:0006351 - transcription, DNA-templated [Evidence IEA]) gives MSLQPNEINRIHKASRALPPRAVADFLISVCLTHASDVFFYFDHAQFLADVDQLYTNSASQLRLDSGFVCLVLSVLALGSQWTEIERPAGFPANVLPDGGDPGRIFYEESRLLIPDLMDRTSLTSIQAPFILGVYSLPDRAPGSAYSYMGLALRKAVALEIHQQTDDSRISEHEKQIHRRLWWSVYSLERTTAVKLNRPRSIDPGAISTPLPAPLPSLDRTQAVDNIQHQIAYADLVRIIDRVADMGSKPRENAQIDALQLELQTWKQNLPSSLTIDSLQPKEDGYRLAFHLRLNYLYAWIVLGKGSLLSTIQAQVRHHKQNSHTVVVNGGTPAFDSLALSCVKASKTILHLFEHLSHNNLIFRFSFTDFQGCSIATIVAIVAGIIERDSEYETRVAFGLNYLRTMALGNLPAEVGVRFIEALHAISNEAFTKLGSVSSPGGKNDQGQGIQQGTRYAAGYSQWAQWVSSKANLGTEQQRSVPFEVSDSNFGSAMPTTTIAEFSENDLPKWTGSEAHQDLSNAGTVDSPQLSLDVDPQMIWSHDDQMALMGLTGLDMLEFEAIPLHVNNPY, from the exons ATGTCACTGCAACCAAACGAAATCAATCGCATCCACAAGGCTTCTCGTGCTCTTCCACCAAGAGCCGTTGCTGATTTTTTAATTTCAGTATGCCTAACCCACGCATCCGACGTTTTCTTTTATTTCGACCACGCCCAGTTTTTAGCCGACGTTGATCAACTCTACACGAATTCCGCATCTCAACTCCGATTGGATAGCGGATTCGTTTGTCTGGTCCTTTCAGTTCTCGCACTGGGCAGTCAGTGGACAGAAATAGAACGGCCGGCGGGTTTCCCTGCCAATGTACTCCCCGATGGCGGGGATCCTGGACGGATATTCTACGAAGAATCCCGGTTACTTATCCCCGACCTCATGGATCGTACATCTTTGACTTCTATCCAAGCACCCTTCATTCTGGGAGTATACTCACTGCCAGACAGAGCGCCAGGGTCAGCATACTCTTATATGGGGCTAGCTCTGCGCAAAGCTGTTGCACTTGAGATCCATCAGCAGACAGATGATTCAAGGATTTCTGAGCACGAGAAGCAGATCCACCGCCGCTTATGGTGGTCTGTATATTCGCTAGAGCG GACTACTGCCGTAAAGCTAAATCGACCACGATCCATTGATCCTGGGGCAATTAGTACGCCGCTCCCAGCTCCCTTGCCTTCTTTGGATCGCACACAAGCGGTGGACAATATCCAACACCAGATAGCGTATGCAGACTTGGTGAGGATTATTGATCGGGTTGCTGACATGGG TAGTAAACCGCGCGAGAATGCCCAAATCGATGCCTTGCAACTGGAGCTGCAAACCTGGAAGCAAAACCTGCCTTCATCCCTGACAATAGACAGCCTCCAACCAAAAGAAGATGGCTATCGCCTTGCCTTCCACCTCCGGCTCAACTATCTCTACGCCTGGATAGTCCTCGGCAAGGGCTCCCTCCTCAGCACCATCCAAGCCCAGGTCCGACACCATAAGCAAAATTCCCACACAGTGGTAGTGAATGGCGGCACTCCAGCTTTCGATTCACTAGCCCTATCCTGCGTAAAGGCCAGCAAAACAATACTCCACCTCTTCGAACACCTCTCACACAATAATCtcatcttccgcttctccttcaccgaCTTCCAAGGCTGCAGTATCGCAACCATCGTGGCCATCGTGGCCGGTATCATCGAGCGAGACTCGGAATATGAAACCCGTGTTGCCTTTGGGCTGAACTACCTGCGTACAATGGCGCTTGGTAATCTACCCGCCGAAGTTGGTGTGCGGTTTATTGAGGCCTTGCACGCTATTTCTAATGAGGCTTTTACGAAACTTGGGAGTGTGTCCTCCCCAGGTGGTAAAAACGATCAGGGACAGGGAATCCAGCAAGGAACCCGCTACGCGGCTGGGTATAGTCAATGGGCACAGTGGGTGTCGTCAAAGGCCAACCTAGGCACTGAGCAGCAGCGGAGCGTTCCATTCGAGGTCTCGGATTCTAATTTTGGATCGGCTATGCCAACTACCACTATAGCGGAATTTAGTGAGAACGACCTTCCGAAATGGACAGGGTCGGAAGCTCATCAAGACCTGTCTAATGCAGGCACTGTTGACTCGCCACAGCTATCTCTTGATGTAGACCCGCAGATGATTTGGAGCCATGATGATCAGATGGCGCTGATGGGGTTGACTGGTTTGGACATGTTGGAATTCGAGGCGATTCCGTTGCATGTAAATAATCCATATTGA
- a CDS encoding uncharacterized protein (COG:P;~EggNog:ENOG410Q1CW;~InterPro:IPR038271,IPR026030,IPR001248;~PFAM:PF02133;~TransMembrane:10 (i68-92o98-124i145-169o175-196i208-225o245-263i275-300o400-420i440-458o478-497i);~go_component: GO:0016020 - membrane [Evidence IEA];~go_component: GO:0016021 - integral component of membrane [Evidence IEA];~go_function: GO:0022857 - transmembrane transporter activity [Evidence IEA];~go_process: GO:0055085 - transmembrane transport [Evidence IEA]) encodes MGLDVEKERGSSSVRSVTQDEVGTPTCENATWKSKYHRWALNVRGLELRGIEPVPLEERQAVSASSSFHILLTWLSMGMALNTMVVGTVGTVVMKLSFLDAALCSVFGCSLGCIATGYICIWGPRSGHRTLIVSRYLMGFNPSKFCCCLNVLTNLGYGMMSAMVGGQLLSQMTDGAVSVVIGIVIVALVSLVVATFGMHIFQFYERYAWCPQLVVFCLLLGSAGPEFDFDTASVGSTEEINAKRLTFFSLCLASALSWVPGAADYHVYYSPKTGAWRIFSMTTIGVGLSMVITLVLGAGLGTGVAHNPAWSDIYDGTPGSLLVAGYDRLGSLGKFCIFINVLTIVSNNAPGSYSMAMNFQMLGDIWCRVPRPVFTIATTAIYTACAIGGRDSLYEIFKSLVPMMGYWIIIWFTIVLEEALLFNKGEYDWSAWNNPQKLPVGYAATAAFLIGWAGAIVGMDQVYYTGPIAGAIEGGCDLGLWLAMGFTALAFPPLRMLELRVVGR; translated from the exons ATGGGTCTGGATGTTGAAAAAGAGCGTGGATCGTCCTCAGTACGAAGCGTTACACAAGACGAAGTCGGAACCCCTACCTGCGAGAACGCAACTTGGAAGTCGAAATATCATCGATGGGCGTTGAACGTTAGAGGGCTCGAGTTGAGGGGAATTGAGCCGGTGCCTCTTGAGGAACGGCAGGCAGTCagcgcctcatcatccttccaTATCCTTCTCACGTGGCTTAGTATGGGGATGGCCCTAAACACCATGGTTGTTGGGACAGTTGGGACAGTGGTCATGAAACTAAGCTTTCTCGATGCTGCATTGTGTTCGGTATTTGGATGCAGCCTGGGATGTATAGCAACTGGGTACATATGTATTTGGGGACCGAGAAGTGGGCATCGCACGCTG ATCGTGTCTCGATACCTCATGGGGTTCAACCCTAGCAaattttgctgctgtctgaACGTTCTGACAAACTTGGGCTATGGGATGATGAGTGCAATGGTAGGGGGGCAACTCCTTTCCCAAATGACCGATGGCGCTGTATCCGTCGTCATTGGTATCGTCATTGTTGCCCTTGTGAGTCTGGTGGTGGCCACCTTCGGCATGCATATTTTTCAGTTCTATGAGAG ATATGCCTGGTGCCCACAGTTGGtggtcttttgtcttttaCTAGGATCAGCGGGTCCAGAGTTCGATTTCGATACTGCTTCAGTTGGGTCAACCGAAGAAATCAACGCCAAAAGGCTGACGTTTTTCTCTCTCTGTCTCGCCTCCGCGTTATCTTGGGTGCCGGGAGCTGCCGATTACCATGTTTATTATTCACCCAAGACTGGGGCATGGAGAATATTTTCGATGACGACGATAGGGGTTGGCTTGTCCATGGTTATCACACTGGTTTTGGGTGCCGGGCTTGGGACTGGAGTTGCTCACAATCCCGCATGGTCCGACATTTATGACGGCACTCCTGGGAGCCTGCTTGTCGCCGGTTATGATAGACTTGGATCACTTGGCAAGTTCTGCATTTTCATCAACGTACTGACGATTGTCTCCAACAACGCCCCCGGGTCATACTCAATGGCAATGAACTTTCAGATGCTTGGGGACATTTGGTGCAGAGTCCCACGCCCCGTCTTCACGATTGCCACCACCGCCATATACACAGCATGCGCTATTGGTGGGAGGGATTCTCTTTATGAGATATTCAAGAGTCTGGTGCCGATGATGGGGTACTGGATTATCATCTGGTTCACCATTGTCCTGGAGGAAGCTCTACTATTCAACAAAGGAGAGTATGACTGGTCTGCGTGGAACAACCCACAGAAACTGCCCGTGGGATACGCGGCTACTGCAGCATTTCTGATCGGATGGGCGGGCGCCATAGTTGGGATG GACCAGGTGTACTACACCGGGCCCATTGCGGGCGCCATTGAAGGAGGGTGCGATTTAGGACTGTGGCTTGCAATGGGGTTCACGGCTCTCGCATTTCCGCCGCTAAGAATGCTCGAGCTCAGAGTGGTCGGCCGCTGA
- a CDS encoding uncharacterized protein (COG:S;~EggNog:ENOG410PGIZ;~InterPro:IPR018713;~PFAM:PF09995;~TransMembrane:1 (o25-45i)) — protein MTTPTATALYETVANILKDASPQQVLQYVVPLVAAYPILASLLRFRNMKQIHKKYNYSTRESFARMTDEDAFEIQKNLIQYEFPFFFTKALQFALFRTYGIPTISRVLTKTSQFSGASTYLKRYTDTSALVQEFVGQAPSAARGQAALVRTRFLHSGYRSSGAILDDDMLYTLGLFAVQPVRFIQKYEWRDLTDVEKCAIGTFWKSVGDGLEVSYDALPSGKTGFRDGLQWLEEIMAWSDAYEEKCMVPDEKNREVADQTTAVLVYLVPKPVQHIGFNFVSFMMDDRLRKAMFYDAPPASYAGFFQFVLSARRFVMRYLALPRPYFLRHTTFTERQSVNERIFITQWDGAPYYVKPTIWNRWGPAAWYTWALGRPLPGDEGDKYYPDGYYIADVGPTKFEGKGRKNQQEGEEALKISRTGGCPFG, from the exons ATGACCACACCAACGGCCACGGCCCTATACGAAACAGTGGCCAACATCCTCAAGGATGCTTCGCCCCAACAGGTTCTTCAATATGTCGTCCCTCTCGTCGCGGCATATCCTATATTGGCCTCGCTTCTTCGATTTCGGAATATGAAGCAAATACACAAGAAATACAACTATTCGACGCGGGAGTCCTTTGCCCGAATGACAGACGAGGACGCCTTTGAAATACAAAAAAATCTAATCCAATATGAATTCCCTTTTTTCTTTACGAAGGCCTTACAGTTTGCACTTTTCAGA ACATATGGCATCCCCACCATTTCCCGGGTCCTGACTAAAACAAGCCAATTCTCCGGCGCGAGTACTTATCTAAAGCGCTATACAGACACCAGTGCCTTGGTTCAGGAATTTGTTGGACAGGCGCCCTCTGCAGCACGCGGCCAAGCAGCCCTTGTGCGGACTCGATTCCTCCACAGTGGTTATCGGAGCTCAGGCGCTATTCTCGATGATGACATGCTATATACCCTGGGCCTATTCGCCGTTCAACCAGTCAGGTTCATCCAGAAGTATGAGTGGCGTGATCTCACCGATGTAGAGAAGTGCGCTATTGGCACTTTTTGGAAGAGTGTGGGTGATGGGTTGGAGGTAAGCTACGATGCGCTTCCCTCTGGGAAGACTGGTTTTCGGGACGGCCTCCAATGGCTGGAAGAAATCATGGCCTGGAGCGATGCCTATGAAGAGAAGTGCATGGTGCCGGACGAGAAAAACCGCGAAGTCGCCGATCAAACCACAGCAGTGCTAGTATACTTGGTTCCAAAGCCAGTCCAGCACATTGGATTCAATTTTGTGTCATTCATGATGGATGACCGACTGCGCAAGGCTATGTT TTACGACGCACCTCCAGCATCATATGCCGGGTTTTTTCAGTTTGTCCTGTCGGCCCGCCGATTCGTCATGCGTTACCTTGCGCTACCTCGCCCGTATTTTTTGCGCCACACAACTTTCACTGAGCGCCAATCCGTAAACGAGCGTATCTTTATTACTCAATGGGATGGCGCGCCTTACTACGTCAAGCCAACTATTTGGAATCGCTGGGGCCCGGCAGCCTGGTATACCTGGGCGCTTGGCCGCCCGCTTCCAGGAGATGAGGGTGACAAGTATTATCCGGACGGCTACTACATTGCTGATGTCGGACCTACAAAGTTTGAGGGCAAAGGCCGGAAAAATCagcaggaaggagaagaagccctgAAGATCTCGCGAACTGGCGGATGTCCATTTGGTTAG
- a CDS encoding U2 snRNP complex subunit CUS2 (COG:A;~EggNog:ENOG410PJNH;~InterPro:IPR000504,IPR035979,IPR034393,IPR034392, IPR012677;~PFAM:PF00076;~go_function: GO:0003676 - nucleic acid binding [Evidence IEA];~go_process: GO:0000398 - mRNA splicing, via spliceosome [Evidence IEA]), whose translation MALQEPQHDATNSPPPFSNFPQDPSDFDSDPRISFSKLDDKFILETEDGQEYSYDKILKRWIPTVDDDLLKQQQEAYRVQGVDDDEQETAQQLKKKRKQQGNGEGDSQKVKKQRVNTAVYVTSVPLDAEFEEIRDIFSRCGVIAEEIDSGRPRIKMYTDDDGKFKGELLVVYFRPESVNLAIQMLDDSDFRLGVTGPQGPMRVQAADFSFKSQQEAPTKTNMRDKKKIIKRTQKLNNKLTDWDDDEPAALVDTNSRFEKVVILKHMFTLQELDEDPAAILDIKEDIRDECSKLGEVTNVVLYDKEEAGVVSVRFSNPESAKACVKLMNGRFFGGTAVEAYISEGNERFRKSNEKRAALEDLAERGFHAEDDDEDQRLDEFGTWLESSHQVENTAK comes from the exons ATGGCGCTACAGGAACCCCAGCACGACGCGACCAACTCTCCGCCCCCATTCAGCAACTTTCCCCAAGATCCTTCGGACTTCGACAGCGACCCtcgaatctccttctccaagttgGACGACAAATTCATTTTGGAAACAGAGGATGGACAGGAATATAGCTACGATAAGATATTGAAGCGATGGATTCCGACG GTCGATGATGACTTGCTgaaacaacagcaagaagCCTACAGAGTTCAGGGGgtggacgacgatgagcaAGAAACTGCACAACAGCTCAAGAAGAAACGGAAACAACAAGGAAATGGAGAG GGTGACTCACAAAAAGTGAAGAAGCAGCGCGTTAATACTGCAGTGTACGTTACGTCCGTTCCCCTCGATGCCGAGTTTGAAGAAATTCGAGATATCTTTTCGAGGTGCGGCGTCATCGCCGAGGAAATTGACAGCGGGCGGCCGCGCATCAAAATGTACACGGATGACGATGGGAAATTCAAAGGCGAGTTACTCGTTGTTTACTTCCGACCGGAGTCGGTCAACCTGGCAATTCAAATGCTGGATGACTCCGACTTTAGACTGGGTGTTACAGGGCCACAGGGACCGATGCGGGTTCAAGCTGcagacttctccttcaaaaGCCAACAAGAGGCACCAACAAAGACCAACATGCGggataagaagaagatcatcaagAGGACCCAAAAATTGAATAA CAAACTCACGGAttgggatgacgatgagcCCGCTGCATTGGTGGATACAAACTCCAGATTCGAGAAGGTTGTGATACTCAAGCATATGTTTACACTTCAAGAGTTGGAT GAGGATCCCGCAGCTATCCTTGATATCAAGGAGGATATCCGTGATGAGTGTTCCAAGCTTGGGGAAGTGACAAATGTCGTCCTCTACGacaaggaagaagcaggggTCGTTAGCGTCCGATTCTCGAACCCGGAGTCAGCAAAAGCTTGCGTGAAG CTTATGAACGGCCGTTTTTTCGGAGGAACAGCCGTCGAGGCGTATATCTCAGAAGGGAACGAGCGCTTCCGCAAGTCCAACGAGAAACGCGCAGCGCTCGAAGACTTGGCTGAAAGGGGATTCCatgctgaggatgatgacgaagaccAACGATTAGATGAATTTGGCACCTGGCTAGAGAGCTCGCACCAGGTGGAAAACACGGCCAAATGA
- a CDS encoding uncharacterized protein (COG:S;~EggNog:ENOG410Q213), translating to MGDYKAPKEKTPQAPGPAPSMQDLSGAWVLEKHLSSNIPLILKLQKIPWLVRKAIDSSAIHLHITQYTSTDPKTNEPRVHLDLVQRSSVNVGIGVIEDNRILDWDERPHEDYIFGSVVTRSRYVTGAGFGEAEDGKGARPDIRLNVDVDGEDGEKILRFLRGEIDADGTYCDGFLVEPWPGCDSENAEGKGLWVQTLERSERSAWTAETIWGFEMMNGERCLTSRVAAVDGKGNYQLGKCVFQLLNREC from the exons ATGGGGGATTATAAAGCTCCAAAAGAGAAGACACCTCAAGCCCCCGGGCCGGCGCCTTCAATGCAGGACTTGAGCGGTGCTTGGGTACTT GAAAAACACCTCTCGTCAAACATCcctctcattctcaaacTG CAAAAAATCCCCTGGCTCGTCCGAAAAGCCATCGACTCCTCCGCCATCCATCTCCACATAACGCAGTATACGTCCACAGACCCGAAAACCAACGAGCCAAGAGTACATTTGGACCTTGTGCAGCGCTCGTCTGTGAACGTCGGAATTGGGGTTATCGAGGATAACCGCATTCTGGACTGGGATGAACGGCCGCATGAGGATTATATCTTTGGGAGCGTCGTTACGAGGAGCCGATATGTTACAGGTGCAGGGTTTGGGGAGGCCGAAGACGGGAAGGGAGCAAGGCCTGATATACGTCTAAacgttgatgttgatggggaggatggggagaaaATATTGAGGTTCTTGAGAGGGGAGATTGATGCCGATGGGACTTATTGTGACGGGTTCCTAGTTGAGCCATGGCCTGGCTGTGATTCTGAAAATGCAGAAGGGAAAGGGCTCTGGGTGCAGACACTGGAACGCAGTGAGAGGTCTGCCTGGACTGCAGAGACG ATCTGGGGATTTGAAATGATGAACGGGGAGAGATGCCTGACCTCCCGGGTTGCTGCTGTGGACGGGAAGGGGAATTATCAGCTGGGGAAATGTGTCTTTCAGTTGTTGAATAGGGAATGTTGA